One Nothobranchius furzeri strain GRZ-AD chromosome 7, NfurGRZ-RIMD1, whole genome shotgun sequence genomic window, tcctcttgatgtggaggagcagcagatctactccgagcccctcccggatgaccgagcttctcaccctctctctaaAGTAGAGTCCAGCCACtccgcagagaaaactaattttggccgcttgtatccgtgatctcgttctttcggtcactacacaaagctcatgaccataggtgagggtaggaacgtagatcgaccggtaaatcgagagcttcgccttctgactcagctctctcttcaccacgacagaccgatacaacaaccgcatcactgcagatgcagcaccaatccgcctatcgatctcacgctccatcttcccCACACTCGTGAACAACCCCCGAGATACTttgactcctccacttggggcaggacctcatccctgacacaGAGTcgtggtatttttattttttattttttgcttctaatgtgctttcaacaccatccagctatctttactgcagcagaagatgatgGGTACAGCAGTGGATGGACATTTGACTGCATCACGGCCTCACCAACAGTCCACAGTACATGAGGCTGCACAACCGTATGTTTGAGATGCTTGTGTGTAATACCGGAGTTCCGcagggtacggtgctctcaccctttctattTACCTTCTACACCTTGGACTTCACACAtgcacatgctggtgatgattagagccacagttgccctggggagcactgacagaggcgaatacacacctgattttaatcagtaggtgattaagaggatgaacaggtgattcaaccactgaataaaGAGTGTTGGaaaagggaaacaactaaaacatgctggatagtggccctcaagGATCGGTATTAGAGACATCTGCTCTAATTCAGCAATTTTTGATAGCCCAAGCTTAATTTAGCCCATATATATCCCACATAATGCCCATGTGGACCCAAACAACAAAGCTAAGCCCATGCTCAGCCAAAGCCCAACTAACCCCGGTGAGGGGTCCATATGGGGCCCAACTGGATGTGTTTGCGGAGTTTGGATCATAACTGAAATACAAGATCCTGAATGCAAGTGGTTGAAATGAtccttctctgaagagtggctgggctcaggTTAAGGAGCTCCATCATCTCATAGTGCTGGTGCTCATCCTCAATGACAGAAATAAGCTGAGGTGATTCATGCATCTGACTAGGGAGCATTCAGAGGTTTTTCCACCGAGTAACTGTGGTTTCATTTCCTCCGGTCTAACTTTTGCTGTTTTATACATGCTTTTGTTTGTTAAGTGCACACAACAAGGCATTGGGGTAATCTTCTGTGCATGGGTTTCTGCAGCCTACTGAGGGATGCATTTGCAGTATGAGCTCACCTGCTGCAGGACAGAAGAGAGCAGCTGAAGTCTCTGCTGCTGTTCCGAGTCAGCCTGTCCCACCTGATGCAAACACAAAGCAGCACATGCAACACAGGAAAAACACCAAACACAGCAAATCAGGAGACGCACAAGATGAAACACAGCATCAGCAGGTGATATGAGGACGTTTTTAGAGGTAGAACTAAAAAGTAGAAATTCTACAACAAGCAGACATACAGACACATGTGCCAAAGACAGAAGATGATAGAATGATGGAGAATAAACCCtcatgtgtctcacctggttgtttGAGAGCTCCCCCTCCTGGGCAGAAGGTGAAACAGCAGGGAAACTGGCACTGGATACACTCCTCCTGGCTCCTGCGACCTTCCCCACCTCTCTTTTCTGTTGTCTCTTACTCACTCTGTTCATCTCTCTTCTGTCGCCTCTCTTTTGCGCCGGCTCGTCTACTTTCTCCTCCAAACTCTCACTTCCCTCCTCCTGAACTTCCTCTCTCACCGAGGAACTCTTCTCCAGTCTTGCACCTCTTTTTACCTCTTGTCCGTTCACTCGTTCCAGAGCTTCTCCGTCCATCTCCCTGTTGTCACTCGCACGCCGCCTTGGCCTCTCTGACTCCTTTGGTCGTAGCTTCTCTTTCTGCTTCTCACTTGCTTTTTCCGTCTGTTTGTTCTTCTGCATGCACTCCTCGTCAGACGAGCTGGTATCTTTGCTGTTGCCTCGACTGACCATCTGAATGAGTTTAGATTGTACTTCTTCTTCCATATTGTCTCCGGGGCAAAATTCAAGACCCAAGCTCCTGGAGAAGAGCTGCGGCCTTGGGGACATGGGTTGGTGCTGAAGAGGGTTGGGGGCTGGGGAGTGTGGAGCCACGATATCAAAGACCTCTGTTTCAGGCATCGTAGGATCTAATGGGGCAGTTGTGGCTGCTAGTTTGCAGTCAGGAACTGGCTGCTCATCACTTAAACCTCTCTTCAGCAGAGCGTGGAGCAGAAAACCGCTGTTATCCTTGAACGTGAGCAAAAAGGTACAGAGATTCATTCTTGGAAACTATTAAAATATTGTTGCACGCCTGAAATAAACAAATTTACTGTACTTGTGCTAAGGGGTAGATGGACTGTGCGTGACTTGGGCCTCCTGGCCTGCTCTGCTCCGCTGACGACTCCTTTTTGCTCCTCCTGCGTCGCCGCGATATCCTAAAGCTCTGCTTCTCCTCAGCATCACTGCTGTCCCCAGTCACCTGGGAACAAGGACAGGATGTCACAGAACTGCTCTGCTcctattaaaatgtaaaaaaaaaatatataatcaccaTTTTAAAAATTTCCATCTATTTATTAGTAAAATATTCTTTGAATTATCTTCGTTATTTTCTGCACTTATTCTGAAATCCTGCACTTATTCTGAAATCCTCACAGGCTAAATTCCCAGTAATCACTGATATTTTCATAAATTAATCTATTTTAAGTGACCAAAAAAGGAGAAAAGCTCAAAAATAGCGACTGAAGAGTCCACATTGTTAATTAGAGTAACTTTTAAAGAACTTTAAGTGTGATGCTCCAAGTAAAAACTTGAATTATTTTTAAATGAGACATATTATGaattttttcttaagttataatagttctgatACCAAACATGTCTATAAAGTTCTCTGCACTAAAACCCATGAAGCCATTTCTGTTGTCTTATTCTTGacaatttcagtaccttccagaatgagtcatttcaagactgtcactttaggaaaacaagctggccacgcccacccacccacTGCTCGGGTTGCTATAAGCTGAAAAGCTCTGATATCCAGAAGTGGCTCAGAATAGATCCACAGGAGGAGCAGCGGAAGCTTTCTTCCACGTGTGAGGTGGGCCTATGAtaattttcccatttgtgacatcacaaaaggggactttttttgaaatggcttgtttttagGCACCTAAAACCAAGCTCTGATGAAAAAAATGTCAGCTTAATTTACACATATGTGTCAATATGCTATCCTGATAGAGTCAAATGCCAAGATCTGGAGTTAGCATAAAACCTAGCTTGAAGCAACAACTTGGCATTAGCGTTTAGGTTTTTTACTTATGTATAAAGCTATGAGGAAAGGTGTGTATCTGACATAACAGAGGGAAAAAAGTGCCAGAACATTTGGCACAAACAAAGCACCTTGGGGTTAAAGTTCACATCCAGGGCCTCTGAGTGGGCTGTGTAAGGAGGTAAGTTCTGCTGAAGGTGTTGTTGGTACAGCGGCTGCTGATGAGGGTGCAGAAAAGCATCGGCTGGTCCTTTCTTCTTTAGCAGGTTGTGAGGTGGTTTTCGAGGATACGCTGACAGCACAGACGATGCTTCGGAGTCTGAGTTGAGGGTTTCTGTGTTGGTGTACTGCCCAGAGGATGGCGAGGTGACAGGAAGGTGCTGGGTGTAAGTCCATTCCGGGTCGTGCTGCGAGTCCGTGTAGTACGTTTCATCGGACAGTTTGCGCCTGAACTGCTGCAGCGCCGCGCCCCAGCCTCCTTCGTCTGCCACCTCGTCTTCCTCCTCAGATCCCATCTCATCGTAAGCAGACACGACGTTGGACTCTTGTTCCAGAACGCTGAACACTAAACTCTTCCTCTTGGTGAGCAGGCTGGGCCGAGAAAGCTGAGAGCTGTGCAGCGCGATCCAGTTCCCATCTGGGCTCTGGAGCACAGAGGATGCACCTAAAAGGAAATGCATCAAACCTTTAACATTAATGAAAAAAGTCCAAGAATTTCACAAAGACGGCATTTACTCAGAACTATCATTACATCACCAAGGGCTTCAAAGGCAAGAAATACCACTAATTCACTCAGATGCCTCATTATGtctaaggaaaataaaaataacatattTTGTTTACTTGAGTTGTCCAGACGATCCATACTTTTCCAGCCAGGTAAAGATGCAACCTTGGCCTCTCTTTTTAGAGACACGTACTCCTGCAAGGCTCCGCCTCCTGCTCCAGCAGCCTCCTCCTCTGGACCTTTATCTAGGGAGTCGTCGCTGGTGAGGGAGAACGCTGAGCGGGACCTCTGTAAGCACACACAGAAGTATGAGCAAAACGAGACACTAACATGAGTAACAGGAGATTTTCTTCTTACCAAGGAAACAGCGACCACAACTGTGGAGCTTCACTTTTGAacatcctgttaaatctctcttaTTTTTTAAGGTTTTATGCCCTTTTTCAACCTTTACAAACAGATAGAGCTCAACTCTGATATCTTTCATCACTTAGTTTGCAATGACACAATCTGAGCAGCAGGTGGCGCTGCAGAACAAGTTAAAAGAGGAACTGACTTGTTCGCGTTTACAGAAAAAAGTAGGATTTCACTCTCTAGATTGATTCAGCTGGTTTTTCACAGCCTGCTCACATGTTGTAAAATAGTTTTCTTCAGGTAAAAAGGAACAAAAAGTTTCAGATAAAACCAACAACAAGGATAATAATATTGGTAAAAATCCTAAAATTGGTTGGATTCACTGAAAGTTTCATTTCACAGAGCTGTTGGTGTTTATTTGCATGCATTGTGTGAGTGGATGTGCTTGCAGAAGGCTGATAAGCAGGCAGGCTGAGGAGTCTAAGACGATCCTTGCATGTTCCACAGGACTTTGATCTTCCATGAGCGAAACAGCAGGAAACAGAGAGGCCTGGGGAGTGCAGCTTTGATGCTCCGCTCACACAAACCACAATGACAAATCTATAAACGTCCCCGCTGGCTACAGCGCAGAAAGTAGAAGCACTGGTTCAGGATTTTCATCCTTCACAGCATCCGTTCACTTCAGTACTTCAGCTCAAAATGAACGCCTAATGAGCATTGGTTAGAGTTTCTGGTCCATGACAGCATCACGCTGTTCCATTCACGATGAGAATCTCCTGTTCCACCAAATCCTAAAGGTTCTGGGCAGCTGGGCCGGACTGGGAACTCATGGTcacgttctagaaaccagttagatatgatctgagctttgtgaaatGTGCTTTTTCCTGCTGGAGGTGCCATCAGAAGACGGGTTCACAGTGGATATGAATTATATGAAAGAAAACTACATGGTGGCCCCACAGGAGGTTGCCCACAAAGATTTCAGAGGGACCCAGACGGTTTGACTCGTAGATTGGTCCTTTATGGGGGGAAACCTCTGTGGGGTCACCATGGAAACCGCAGACAAAACATGTTAGGACCCATATGGTTTGCTCATACATAATCCATACATGCACCGgaatataccggtgcaccatttccaggaaccacCAGTTACCCACatcccagctgagcttcagacggcaggttttagggttttatttcttgatatttgaacatctcgcctctagggatgggtaccaaattcggtactttttaaggtaccgaccgaattccatagtaccgaccgagcaccaattcacttcatttgaaacagtgcctcgtttcggtacccgtccttcacaacgagaactttcctagacagctgcgcatgcgcaagagccttatgtcgtcgctcgctgcgatccagttgtaaacagagcagcatggtagaaaaaatgcacgctaaagcttgggtccacttcactaaatgtgatgggtaactgggtgatgttgaaaccagcgacaacgatctaagtgagacatcctcatcttaatctgctccggtaggtaaataaaatgtaagataacgttagcttgatttgttagcttccgtttcactaatggtgcgttcgctttgtcctcggaactccgaagttccgactagaagaacatgaacgcgcactaaagtttggcttcactttactaaatgcgacgggtgattgggtgaagatgaaaccagtgacaacgatctaagtgtgaggcatcatcgtttaaatctgctccagcagttaaataaactgtttaagataacgttagcttgatatgttagcttccattgctaccattgttatcagctaatggtgcgttcgctttctccttggaaattctaacttcccagtgggaaaaatcaaatgaaaaaggacggcaaaaggaatgaagacacacagtaaatttagttcacagtaaagatgtttgcttcagtttaattatcagcttataaaactacaaggacgatgttaaaatacaaacagttgtatgttatttatcgtgatatttatcacatatggttataaattgagaaaaatatgtatctaattataaaagagaattaaaatattaaacactcaaaagtatcgaaaattggtaccgttaagtaccggtatcgattcgtaggtaccgggaattagtaccgaatcgattcaaatgtcaaaggtacccatccctactcgcctctgattggataaaagCAACAGAGCTCTACCACAGACTTGCAAcagtgatgtttcatctccacaaactacacaagcctggaggagttctgccacgtggtgaacttgctaatgctaacggttagcttaaactccCCGAGACATCCGTTACTGctaacgctaaaacaacaacggtcttcctcatcgtgagtcaagatgggcgagtccatgaatgttaattctcAGTGTGACGTGAAGAGAGGATTTCTCTTCTGTGATTTGCAAATCCTAGACTGagcgattataatcagaagtaaccGTTaacaaatggtttttcagtggtcCACACCTTAAACCTGAATAAACTAATCTACAACGGTTATTGGGCTACTGCTGAGCAAAGGAGTGGACATGGTTGGCGAAAATTCAAAACATCTATTTTGTGAGAAGGGCCTCATCCTCGCTGTGACACATGGCGGTGGAAATGTTTGTGGTTGCTTCACCACCCCAGAGTCTGGGCAGCATCAGTGATTCGGTTATGACTTCTGCTTAATGTGACAGAGTTAGCATCCAAACGGTGACGTCATATAGAACAGTTTAGTCTGTTAATGCAACAGAGGACACACGGGGCCTTCAGCCACTTGGATCGACTCACCCAGAGAGGGTAGGGGCTCTTGAGAGGGTCTTGTGAAGAAGCGTGAGGCTGAGAAGGAGAGGGAAGTTCACCAGGTGTGATCAGAGACTGAGGCTGTGGCCAGACAAAGTCATACTCTGTTTGCATCTCTGAACGCTTCCTTCTCTGGATGATCTGGAAGAAAAAGGAGGATCAGGAGACAGAAAACGGTCTGGACGGAGCAAACGGATTTGGAAGACGTTCCTAAAACCTAAAACTATGTACATTTAATGGTGAAGTcagtttttaaaaagtaaaaaaaaaattacaaaaaaaagacAGATTTTCATTCTATTTCTAATTCCAGCGTACTTTTTGTACAATTGTTGTGGCGAGTTCCTCTATGAGCTCTTCTTTGTGGTCCCGTAGATATCGAGCCTCATTTTGCTTTTCCTTTAAacacacacaataacacacacacacactgatttagaACAAAAGAGCAGAGACAGCAGGATATTGCAGAGATGTCTCAGTGATTTCTCACCAAACTGTCTCGAAACTCCTCTGCCTTTGCAATGGCCTCCTCTATAGCTTCCTCTGCGACCCGCAGGGCGACTGTGAGGGTTTCTGCCACGCTGTGTCCTGCTCATGCACAAAATAAAGCAAAACTAAGGAAAATATGACCACTTTGTAATGCATTTCCACATTGTCCATCTTTCCATCCGTATTCAGCCACTCTTTTAGGACAAagaagctgctgcagcagcatcaACAGAAATCCATAGACCAGCAAAACCACAGCAACCTTCTTCAGCTCCCCATGGAGACTTCTAGGCATCTCCAGGCCAGATGTGATATAATCTGTGGGTCTGTCCAGAGATCTCCCGGTGGGACGCATCTGAAACACCCCCCTAGGGAAAATCCAGATAGAATCCTTGCCAGATTTCCAAACCATCTCAACAGGATGTagcctcgttcttttggtcattggcTCATGAGCACAGGTCAGGCTTGGAACGTATCGGTAAATCGGCAAGGTCTAATTTTGACACAGCTCTCTCCTCATCGTGAGTGAGTTCACACCACAGCACACACTGCCTCGGTTCGACCATCAATCCTCTGCTCCATTCAATTCTCAGTGAACTGCTCCAACTGGAACAGTCACTCATTCCCATTCCAGAGGTGGCAGTCCTCGTTTCCGGTTGAGGCCTCACAAATCCCCGCTGATTAATTTCTGCTGCCTCACACTCGTCTGTAAACATCTCAGAAGCCTGTTGGAAGTCTCGGCTGAACAAAACACCTGCATAAAAGCAGCGAGGAAATCCAAAGCCCCATCCAAGGTCGGACACCTTCCATTATTGGCTGCGCTAACCTGTATTATGAACAGAACCTATGACAAATGACACACTTATCCTTGAGAGGCTAAAGCGCTGGTCTAGTGATCGACTACCAGGATGAAAACCCCGTCTCCTGAATCAAAGGCTGGAGTCTCAGTCAGACTCTACTCCAGCATCCTAGCAAAGACCTCGTTGGGACCACCATCTTGGTCTCCCAATCCCACGGTACCGTTTCCACCCTCTACGTAACAGTCGAGGccaagtaaacaaataaacacatcCGATTGCAAATATTTAACTGGATATTTTGTTTGATTTGTATATGAGGAAGTGAGTAGGACGGTACCATTTCATGTGATTTGTGAGAGGACACATCAGTGGTTTAATGTCTTAACAGGGCATTCAGGTGAATTTTATTGTGCCTGAAGTGTAGTGATTAAAAGAGGACACTAACTCGGTATGTGCAGGTAATTTTCATGCACTGATGGGCTTCCCCACGCACGTGCCAGTCAGGCAACGATTAACGGACAAAACGCCTTAAACGCCCAACCTTTTAGGAAAACCAGGAAGAGGACAAATGGAAAGGAGTTAAATCGATAAAAACGAGGAGAACTGAAACGGTAAAGGTAATGATGGTAATTGCGTCTGAAATCACCCTTCTGCAgctgcctgctcatcagcacatcCTCTCACCTTCACTCTGCTTGTAAAAGACGGAGTCGCTGCCGCAGATGCTGCCATCGTTGTCGATGCTTCCCTCGTGAACGCTGCTTTCTGAAACAGAGAAAGAAACCTTCAGACTTTTTCACACCGACGCGTGACGCTGAAGCACGTATAAAGTCGCTGCTTTCTCTTTGTTCTCTTGAACAAGTTAAAATTAGGTTACACCGACTCTGCAAAAcctttttttaaacacacattCCCAGTCCTGTTATGCTATCTTGTCAGTTTTACAGCTTTGCTTCATCTGCTCGGAGCCGATCCCTGCTGTgaatacaaaaacacaaaatgaCAGCTGAAAGAAAATTACAAACCacctgatcatttattttgactttTAGATAaatcacatgctcacacacacatcaAAACAATCCCAAGACATTCCTATTGTCGTTTTATTACAGCTAAACCAGGCCAAGTGTCTGGTGAGCTGTTGCTATATTTGTGTGGTTTTGAAGCAGAAATCAAAACTGTGAcataaatataaattctggtagaATTTAAAATCGTTgccattagtaccgaatcgattcaaatgtcaaaggtacccatccctactcgcctctgattggataaaagCAACAGAGCTCTACCACAGACTTGCAAcagtgatgtttcatctccacaaactacacaagcctggaggagttctgccacgtggtgaacttgctaatgctaacggttagcttaaactccCCGAGACATCCGTTACTGctaacgctaaaacaacaacggtcttcctcatcgtgagtcaagatgggcgagtccatgaatgttaattctcAGTGTGACGTGAAGAGAGGATTTCTCTTCTGTGATTTGCAAATCCTAGACTGagcgattataatcagaagtaaccGTTaacaaatggtttttcagtgttccacaccttaaaCCTGAATAAACTAATCTACAACGGTTATTGGGCTACTGCTGAGCAAAGGAGTGGACATGGTTGGCGAAAATTCAAAACATCTATTTTGTGAGAAGGGCCTCATCCTCGCTGTGACACATGGCGGTGGAAATGTTTGTGGTTGCTTCACCACCCCAGAGTCTGGGCAGCATCAGAAATCAAAACTGTGAcataaatataaattctggtagaATTTAAAATCGTTGCCATTTACAATGAAAATCCTCATGTGTGTTAGTTAAATAGATCttactttaaaggtgcattatgtaagaatggtatcctgtggtcaaattccgttgagtttcatggctgttaacAGTTATGGATCAgtgtcagaagattctagatgacgagcgaAGATGAGTCATACTCAGTAAGTTGATCAGtggttaatcaatcaatcaatcaatcaatcaatcaatcaatcaatcaaagccttatttataaagcgccttccgcaaccctgtcaggaagcccaaggcgctgaacatgcgcTTAACATGCGGTTAatatatttcactgtaatataaAATAgtaggtaattgaaaaagtaacttgtgattttttttatgttcgattgaatgactggcgacctgtagccctgacccccatcgtgagcaaatgcttcgagaagttggtcagggacttcatctgctctgcactgcccgattcactggaccctctacagtttgcataccgccacaacaggtccactgatgatgccatagccctgacactccatgctgccctgtcacacctggagaagagagacacgtatgtgagaatgctgtttgtagattacagctcagcattcaacaccattgttccctcgaagctggacaggaaactgcaggatctaggactgagcagctccctctgcagctggatcctgaactttctgtctgacagatgccaggtggtcagactgggcggcaccacctcatcccccgtcacactgaacactggtgcaccgcaggggtgtgtgctgagccctctcctgtactcactctacacctacgactgcacggccacgagaaactccaacatcattgtgaagtatgcggacgacaccacagtggtaggtctcatcaccaacgacgatgagacggcctacagggaggagatcagcgccctgacccactggtgtcaggacaacagtctcaccctcaacgtcacaaagacaaaagagatgatagtggacttccggaggagcagaggaatacacacccccatcaccatcaatggcgacgctgtggagagggtgagcagtttccgtttccttggagttcacctggctgaggatcttacgtggtcagtgcacacggaaaatacagtgaagaaggcacagcagcgcctctttctcagaagactgaaaagatttggcatgagccaccgcatcctcaggaccttctatcgctgtgccattgagagcatcctcactggatgcatctccgcctggtatggcaacagcaccgcttacaaccgcaaagctctccagagagtagtgcggtgtgctgaaaggattattggaggtgagcttccctccctccaagacatctacaggaagcggtgcctaaggaaagcggggaggatcatcaaagactcaagtcaccccagccataaactgttcacttccatcagaaaggaggttctgcagcatccggtccagaaccagcagactgagagacagctttttccatcaggccatcagactgctgaacacatcgcagacaccccaccctcactactgaaactccaacattacacactccatactgtacattaatgccactgttttgcacataccaacctctgcatattttatatctcttatcttattgtttactttattcatttgtatatttagattagccatttttatattttacatgtttttacattactgtatttttgcacaactctgttgctgtgaagctcgcacacaagaatttcactcgcatgtactgtaccagtgtacctgcacatgtgacatgacaataaaagtgatttgatttgatttgatcgatTGTTGCTAGCGTGCCGTTAGCATTGTGTCGTGTTGTGATCTgaaccactaggtggcagtatGCTGATATGGGGCGAAGGTGGCACAGGAGCCAAGTGCtcacccgtaatcggaaggttgcaggttcaagccccgctcaatcTGTCGCTGTCTttatgtccttggacaagacacttaacccacccatcgttccacaaatgtggaatgacctaccaagcaataccagaacaggggcttccttttcgattttcaagaaactcctgaagaccctgcccttcagagagcatcttctaaactagcaccctccctgcacccgtccccctctctaccgtccactcctttgttccctcctctccatgattcatcatgctgcctcactgccacctacgactgactggaaattgtttgttgt contains:
- the myripb gene encoding rab effector MyRIP isoform X1, encoding MGRKLDLSGLTDDEAEHVLKVVQRDMKLRKKEDERLSEMKQELAEEGSRCSILSKQHRFNEHCCIRCCAPFTFLLNPKRQCLDCQYNVCKGCCTYSKRDKAWLCSACQKGRIFRTQSLEWYYNNVKARFRRFGSAKVLKTLYRKHIIERGTLSDLPESSVHEGSIDNDGSICGSDSVFYKQSEGHSVAETLTVALRVAEEAIEEAIAKAEEFRDSLEKQNEARYLRDHKEELIEELATTIVQKIIQRRKRSEMQTEYDFVWPQPQSLITPGELPSPSQPHASSQDPLKSPYPLWRSRSAFSLTSDDSLDKGPEEEAAGAGGGALQEYVSLKREAKVASLPGWKSMDRLDNSSASSVLQSPDGNWIALHSSQLSRPSLLTKRKSLVFSVLEQESNVVSAYDEMGSEEEDEVADEGGWGAALQQFRRKLSDETYYTDSQHDPEWTYTQHLPVTSPSSGQYTNTETLNSDSEASSVLSAYPRKPPHNLLKKKGPADAFLHPHQQPLYQQHLQQNLPPYTAHSEALDVNFNPKVTGDSSDAEEKQSFRISRRRRRSKKESSAEQSRPGGPSHAQSIYPLAQDNSGFLLHALLKRGLSDEQPVPDCKLAATTAPLDPTMPETEVFDIVAPHSPAPNPLQHQPMSPRPQLFSRSLGLEFCPGDNMEEEVQSKLIQMVSRGNSKDTSSSDEECMQKNKQTEKASEKQKEKLRPKESERPRRRASDNREMDGEALERVNGQEVKRGARLEKSSSVREEVQEEGSESLEEKVDEPAQKRGDRREMNRVSKRQQKREVGKVAGARRSVSSASFPAVSPSAQEGELSNNQVGQADSEQQQRLQLLSSVLQQQKYSAASLCSITTEVLKVLNATEELIGEAGGDSFTPSESTSASPISSCSETRRLDQRLTKMEENVYLAAGAVYGLEGALGELEQCARGISSGTTDTELAFLEDQVATAAAQVQQSELQISNIEARISALKTAGLNVTVCNRFKLKPKPKPETIDSSRHQRRKLPAPPLRENLESEQQVRVLRP
- the myripb gene encoding rab effector MyRIP isoform X2, which encodes MGRKLDLSGLTDDEAEHVLKVVQRDMKLRKKEDERLSEMKQELAEEGSRCSILSKQHRFNEHCCIRCCAPFTFLLNPKRQCLDCQYNVCKGCCTYSKRDKAWLCSACQKGRIFRTQSLEWYYNNVKARFRRFGSAKVLKTLYRKHIIERGTLSDLPESSVHEGSIDNDGSICGSDSVFYKQSEGHSVAETLTVALRVAEEAIEEAIAKAEEFRDSLEKQNEARYLRDHKEELIEELATTIVQKIIQRRKRSEMQTEYDFVWPQPQSLITPGELPSPSQPHASSQDPLKSPYPLWRSRSAFSLTSDDSLDKGPEEEAAGAGGGALQEYVSLKREAKVASLPGWKSMDRLDNSSASSVLQSPDGNWIALHSSQLSRPSLLTKRKSLVFSVLEQESNVVSAYDEMGSEEEDEVADEGGWGAALQQFRRKLSDETYYTDSQHDPEWTYTQHLPVTSPSSGQYTNTETLNSDSEASSVLSAYPRKPPHNLLKKKGPADAFLHPHQQPLYQQHLQQNLPPYTAHSEALDVNFNPKVTGDSSDAEEKQSFRISRRRRRSKKESSAEQSRPGGPSHAQSIYPLAQDNSGFLLHALLKRGLSDEQPVPDCKLAATTAPLDPTMPETEVFDIVAPHSPAPNPLQHQPMSPRPQLFSRSLGLEFCPGDNMEEEVQSKLIQMVSRGNSKDTSSSDEECMQKNKQTEKASEKQKEKLRPKESERPRRRASDNREMDGEALERVNGQEVKRGARLEKSSSVREEVQEEGSESLEEKVDEPAQKRGDRREMNRVSKRQQKREVGKVAGARRSVSSASFPAVSPSAQEGELSNNQQKYSAASLCSITTEVLKVLNATEELIGEAGGDSFTPSESTSASPISSCSETRRLDQRLTKMEENVYLAAGAVYGLEGALGELEQCARGISSGTTDTELAFLEDQVATAAAQVQQSELQISNIEARISALKTAGLNVTVCNRFKLKPKPKPETIDSSRHQRRKLPAPPLRENLESEQQVRVLRP